One genomic region from Anabaena sp. PCC 7108 encodes:
- a CDS encoding exonuclease domain-containing protein has translation MDFVILDTEGKPNLTELAIVNSQGVVIYEGFCDGNSHGFQNVLNIKSLKTLLTEFLTIVEDKKIICHYAEHDIDILKRSFGQVGLPWQDLKQKLQFDCTWLLAKDCFSNLESYSLEYLSKYLNLRANNQYFLPNMAHTASYDATFTYHLYKKIMLESLKKQPNPFTSSRVDTPFQHHPDYADTYHREFQILQTALNNIKLDSNHQSKGVVVIGEPGTGKTHLMMRLANERLSSNRLLFIRQPNDAKSVLYHIYSRILESLVEKAVNLPQLDSLMINTFRKIVSLPDRKFQQKDIDILNALYDLEDNSINALGKENTQRRREYWQYIEKTINEWWMSNYAAGSFALSIIKGMVKYCSYTDYKYRNITTRWLAGNVLTDEEAETVGLPNWGEEISKEAFSLEAISVLGKLSTLDEPLIIIFDQLEGLGLSHNQEILLNFGEAVKEIFTHVPNSLIILNLFPDRWEKFQTTFDQSIIGRVSQYQVSLRQPTETEVKSILKVKMQTLDITLEQLFSSEDLDDILAKKPIRAALNHAAKYYDFRVNGIPLPDERKPIRELDNNEKIEQQLKFLQQQQQTSIEVLIQLMQSIQTPISVDLSHLQEKLATYLSGETTIPTNPVIEYLNEHRIELEQKYHNPSIISDGDDIGKLRNIAEALTHIQSFKLTQYRLGKKVLPEHIVIEKGNKYHVIAFLEISGTPFTSRISNFNELVINNPQSKFDLIRDERQPDVTGKVGKERIQQLENSANGNFVLFNKEDRILFDLIYDLIISIYNKDLDIDLESALAFVTTHQEWYHWIFTKFGFTPPKK, from the coding sequence ATGGACTTTGTTATTTTAGATACGGAAGGGAAACCAAATTTAACTGAATTAGCTATTGTTAATAGTCAAGGTGTGGTAATTTATGAAGGTTTTTGTGATGGTAACTCTCATGGCTTTCAAAATGTTTTAAATATCAAAAGTCTCAAAACTTTATTAACAGAATTTTTGACTATTGTTGAAGATAAAAAAATCATCTGTCACTATGCAGAACATGATATTGATATCCTCAAGCGTAGTTTTGGACAAGTTGGTTTACCTTGGCAAGATTTAAAACAAAAATTACAATTTGATTGTACTTGGCTTTTAGCTAAAGACTGTTTTTCCAATTTAGAAAGTTATTCTTTAGAGTATTTGAGTAAATATTTGAATCTTCGAGCTAATAATCAATATTTTCTTCCTAATATGGCACATACGGCTAGTTATGATGCCACATTTACATATCATCTTTATAAAAAAATTATGCTGGAAAGTCTCAAAAAACAACCTAATCCATTTACTAGCAGTCGAGTTGATACTCCTTTTCAACATCACCCAGATTATGCTGATACCTATCATCGAGAATTCCAGATTTTACAAACTGCTTTAAATAACATCAAATTAGATTCTAATCATCAGAGTAAAGGTGTTGTTGTCATTGGAGAACCGGGTACTGGAAAAACTCATTTAATGATGCGACTTGCCAATGAGAGATTATCAAGTAATAGGTTACTTTTTATTCGTCAACCTAATGATGCTAAATCTGTACTTTATCATATCTACAGTAGGATTTTAGAATCTCTAGTTGAAAAAGCAGTTAATTTACCGCAATTAGACTCTTTAATGATTAACACTTTTAGAAAAATAGTTAGTTTACCTGATAGAAAATTTCAACAAAAAGATATAGATATTTTAAATGCTTTATATGACTTAGAAGATAATAGTATTAATGCTTTAGGTAAAGAAAATACTCAACGTAGACGTGAATATTGGCAATATATAGAAAAGACTATTAATGAATGGTGGATGAGTAATTATGCTGCGGGTAGTTTTGCTTTATCTATCATTAAAGGTATGGTTAAATATTGCAGTTATACAGATTATAAATATAGAAATATTACCACTCGCTGGTTAGCCGGAAATGTTTTAACTGACGAAGAAGCTGAAACTGTTGGTTTACCAAATTGGGGAGAGGAAATTAGTAAAGAAGCTTTTTCTTTAGAAGCTATTTCCGTCTTGGGTAAATTATCCACTTTGGATGAACCTTTAATTATTATTTTTGATCAATTAGAAGGTTTAGGACTTTCCCATAATCAAGAAATTTTGTTGAATTTTGGGGAAGCAGTTAAAGAAATTTTCACTCATGTTCCGAATAGTTTAATTATCTTGAATTTATTTCCTGACAGATGGGAAAAATTTCAAACAACATTTGATCAATCTATTATTGGAAGAGTATCTCAATATCAAGTTTCTTTACGTCAACCGACAGAAACAGAAGTTAAATCTATTCTCAAGGTGAAAATGCAAACTTTAGATATTACCTTAGAACAGCTATTCTCCTCTGAAGACTTAGATGATATTTTAGCAAAAAAACCTATCCGTGCCGCTTTAAATCATGCTGCTAAATACTATGATTTTAGAGTTAACGGAATTCCTTTACCAGACGAAAGAAAACCAATTCGTGAATTAGATAATAATGAAAAAATAGAACAGCAATTAAAATTTTTACAGCAACAGCAACAGACATCAATAGAAGTTTTAATTCAACTAATGCAATCTATACAAACACCTATTTCTGTTGATTTAAGCCACTTACAGGAGAAATTAGCAACTTATTTATCTGGTGAAACTACAATTCCTACAAATCCTGTAATTGAATATTTAAATGAACATAGAATTGAATTGGAACAAAAATATCATAATCCATCTATTATTAGTGATGGTGATGATATTGGTAAATTGAGGAATATTGCTGAAGCTTTAACTCATATCCAGTCATTTAAATTAACCCAATATCGTTTAGGTAAAAAGGTATTACCAGAACATATTGTGATAGAAAAGGGAAATAAATATCATGTAATTGCTTTTCTAGAAATTAGTGGTACTCCCTTTACAAGTCGTATTAGCAATTTCAACGAATTGGTAATTAATAATCCTCAAAGTAAATTTGATTTAATTAGAGATGAACGTCAACCAGATGTTACTGGTAAAGTAGGGAAAGAAAGAATACAGCAACTAGAAAATAGTGCTAACGGTAATTTTGTTCTATTCAATAAAGAAGATAGAATCCTTTTCGATTTGATTTATGATCTAATTATCAGTATTTATAACAAAGATTTAGATATAGATTTGGAATCGGCTTTAGCTTTTGTGACTACTCATCAAGAATGGTATCACTGGATTTTTACAAAGTTTGGTTTTACTCCACCTAAAAAATAA
- a CDS encoding XisI protein — MGRINYSQIIQDILISHSTNDIANGTEIQLLFDTQRHHYQVLNIGWKQQIRTYGVIIHVDIKDDKIWIQRDGTEIGIANELIAAGVPKEDIVLGFHAPYKRQFTGFAVG; from the coding sequence ATGGGAAGAATAAATTACTCGCAAATTATTCAAGATATTTTAATCAGTCATTCTACCAATGATATAGCCAATGGTACAGAAATTCAATTGCTTTTTGATACTCAACGTCATCATTATCAAGTATTAAATATTGGTTGGAAACAACAAATTAGAACCTATGGAGTGATTATTCATGTTGATATTAAAGATGATAAAATCTGGATACAAAGAGATGGTACGGAAATTGGTATTGCTAATGAATTAATTGCTGCTGGTGTACCTAAAGAAGATATTGTTTTAGGATTTCATGCTCCTTATAAGCGGCAATTTACAGGTTTTGCGGTGGGGTAA
- a CDS encoding type II toxin-antitoxin system HicB family antitoxin → MRYTVVIEKGNTSYGAYVPDLPGCIAVAETLVEVQQLIVESIEFHIEGLIESGIPIPQPTSIAQ, encoded by the coding sequence ATGCGTTATACAGTAGTAATTGAAAAAGGAAATACCAGTTATGGTGCTTATGTTCCCGACTTACCCGGTTGTATAGCTGTAGCTGAAACATTAGTAGAAGTTCAACAACTAATTGTAGAGTCCATAGAATTTCATATAGAAGGTTTAATAGAGTCAGGTATACCAATTCCTCAACCTACAAGTATCGCTCAGTAA
- a CDS encoding Uma2 family endonuclease, giving the protein MIASPNIYITPEEYLAMEEKSTVKHEYINGYIYTMAGALDSHVTIAGNIFSLLRNHVRGSGCRVYIADMKARIESLNRFYYPDVMVTCDARDQETPGYKRFPCLIIEVLSNSTEGFDRGDKFADYQMLETLQEYVLINTKKPRVECFRRNDDGLWILQSYVGEQASFQLKSINFAGTMTELYEDVNFHALESEKPENNMA; this is encoded by the coding sequence ATGATTGCTTCTCCCAATATTTACATCACACCAGAAGAATATTTAGCAATGGAAGAAAAAAGCACAGTTAAACATGAATATATTAATGGATATATTTATACAATGGCTGGCGCACTTGATTCTCATGTTACTATAGCTGGTAATATATTCTCTTTACTCCGTAATCACGTTCGGGGTTCTGGTTGTCGGGTGTACATTGCTGACATGAAAGCGAGAATAGAATCTTTAAATAGATTTTACTATCCTGATGTGATGGTAACTTGTGATGCACGAGATCAAGAAACTCCAGGTTATAAAAGATTTCCTTGTTTAATAATTGAAGTTTTATCTAATTCTACCGAAGGATTTGATAGAGGTGATAAATTTGCTGATTATCAAATGTTGGAAACTTTGCAAGAATACGTTTTAATTAATACGAAAAAACCAAGAGTTGAATGTTTTAGACGCAATGATGATGGACTTTGGATTTTACAGTCTTATGTAGGTGAACAAGCATCATTTCAATTGAAAAGTATTAATTTTGCAGGGACAATGACAGAACTTTATGAAGATGTGAATTTTCATGCTCTTGAATCAGAAAAACCTGAAAACAACATGGCATAA
- the purL gene encoding phosphoribosylformylglycinamidine synthase subunit PurL yields the protein MTTFGENPFSPQEIASEGIKPEEYTEIVRRLGRHPNKAELGMFGVMWSEHCCYKNSRPLLKQFPTTGPRILVGPGENAGVVDIGDGLQLAFKIESHNHPSAVEPFQGAATGVGGILRDIFTMGARPIALLNSLRFGDLNDPKTQRLFTGVVAGISHYGNCVGVPTVGGEVYFDPAYSGNPLVNVMALGLMETSEIVKSGASGLGNPVLYVGSTTGRDGMGGASFASAELTDESMDNRPAVQVGDPFLEKSLIEACLEAFKTGAVVAAQDMGAAGITCSTSEMAAKGGVGIDFDLDKIPARELGMIPYEYLLSESQERMLFVSEKGREQELIDIFHRWGLQAVVAGTVIEEPIVRIWFEGKIAAEIPADALAENTPLYERELLAEPPEYAQKAWQWTSDSLPVCNVEGIEIEGSLQTWNQILLTLLDTPTIASKSWVYRQYDHQVQNNTVLLPGGADAAVVRLRPLEETPNLTSPIANLKSGVAATVDCNSRYVYLDPYEGAKAVVAEAARNLSCVGAEPLAVTDNLNFGSPEKPIGYWQLASACRGLSEGCKELGTPVTGGNVSLYNETFDAEGNPQPIYPTPVVGMVGLIPDLTKICGQGWQNAGDIIYLLGLSIQSKIELGASEYLATIHHTIAGKPPKIDFDLERAVQKACRDGIRARWINSAHDSAEGGLAVALAESCLSGNLGAEINFPISANHDSRFDEVLFGEGGARILVSVSKENQEKWESYLQEHLPENWQKLGTVSNSGNLEILTADNHKLLQVSLEDMSDRYSLAISKRLAIYTNT from the coding sequence ATGACCACATTTGGTGAAAATCCCTTTTCTCCCCAAGAAATAGCCTCAGAAGGCATAAAACCAGAAGAATATACCGAAATCGTCCGCCGCTTAGGCCGTCATCCCAACAAAGCCGAATTAGGTATGTTTGGGGTAATGTGGTCAGAACATTGCTGTTATAAAAATTCCCGCCCATTACTCAAACAGTTTCCCACCACCGGACCCCGTATTCTCGTTGGACCCGGTGAAAATGCCGGAGTTGTGGATATCGGTGACGGACTACAATTAGCGTTTAAAATAGAATCCCATAACCACCCTTCCGCTGTTGAACCCTTCCAAGGTGCAGCCACCGGAGTTGGTGGGATATTAAGAGATATCTTTACAATGGGGGCGCGTCCCATAGCTTTATTAAACTCTTTGCGTTTTGGTGATTTGAATGATCCAAAAACCCAAAGATTGTTTACCGGTGTAGTTGCGGGAATCTCCCATTATGGCAACTGCGTCGGCGTTCCCACAGTTGGTGGTGAAGTATATTTTGACCCCGCCTACTCTGGAAATCCCCTTGTTAACGTCATGGCCTTGGGATTGATGGAAACATCGGAAATTGTCAAATCGGGGGCTTCAGGCTTAGGAAATCCGGTGCTGTATGTGGGTTCAACCACCGGACGTGATGGCATGGGCGGCGCAAGTTTTGCCAGTGCCGAATTAACAGATGAGTCAATGGATAATCGTCCTGCTGTGCAAGTAGGAGATCCATTTTTAGAAAAGTCTTTGATTGAAGCTTGTTTAGAGGCATTTAAAACCGGGGCTGTAGTTGCGGCACAGGATATGGGGGCTGCGGGTATCACCTGTTCAACTTCGGAAATGGCTGCTAAAGGTGGTGTGGGGATTGATTTCGATTTAGATAAAATTCCGGCGCGGGAATTGGGCATGATTCCCTATGAATACCTGCTTTCGGAATCTCAAGAACGAATGTTATTTGTGTCTGAAAAAGGACGAGAACAGGAGTTAATTGATATTTTCCACCGTTGGGGACTGCAAGCAGTGGTTGCGGGGACAGTTATTGAAGAACCCATTGTCAGGATTTGGTTTGAGGGGAAAATTGCCGCAGAAATTCCTGCTGATGCTTTGGCGGAAAATACGCCTTTGTATGAAAGAGAATTATTAGCAGAACCTCCAGAATATGCTCAAAAAGCTTGGCAATGGACAAGTGATAGTTTACCTGTTTGCAATGTTGAGGGTATTGAAATTGAGGGAAGTTTGCAAACTTGGAATCAGATTTTATTGACTTTGCTAGATACTCCCACCATTGCTTCTAAAAGCTGGGTTTATCGCCAATATGACCATCAAGTTCAGAATAATACAGTATTGTTACCCGGTGGTGCTGATGCTGCTGTGGTGCGGTTACGTCCTTTAGAAGAAACTCCTAATCTTACATCCCCCATTGCCAATTTAAAATCTGGTGTTGCGGCTACGGTAGATTGTAATTCTCGTTATGTCTATCTTGATCCTTATGAAGGGGCTAAAGCAGTAGTGGCTGAAGCTGCCCGGAATCTTAGCTGTGTGGGCGCTGAACCCCTGGCTGTGACAGATAACCTCAATTTTGGTAGCCCAGAAAAACCGATTGGTTATTGGCAATTAGCGTCCGCTTGTCGGGGTTTAAGTGAAGGTTGTAAAGAGTTGGGAACGCCGGTAACTGGGGGGAATGTCTCTCTCTACAATGAAACTTTTGATGCGGAAGGTAATCCCCAACCAATTTATCCGACTCCGGTTGTGGGTATGGTGGGGTTGATTCCTGATTTAACGAAAATTTGTGGACAAGGTTGGCAAAATGCAGGTGATATAATTTATCTTCTAGGTTTATCAATTCAATCAAAAATCGAATTGGGTGCTTCTGAATATTTAGCGACGATTCATCATACGATCGCAGGAAAACCGCCTAAAATTGATTTTGATTTAGAACGCGCTGTACAAAAAGCTTGTCGTGATGGTATTCGCGCCCGTTGGATAAATTCTGCCCATGATTCGGCTGAAGGTGGTTTGGCTGTGGCTTTAGCAGAATCTTGTCTTTCTGGGAATTTGGGGGCGGAAATTAATTTCCCAATTAGTGCAAATCACGATTCCCGTTTTGATGAAGTTCTTTTTGGTGAAGGTGGGGCGAGAATTTTAGTTTCTGTAAGTAAAGAAAACCAAGAAAAATGGGAATCCTATTTACAGGAGCATCTGCCAGAGAATTGGCAAAAACTAGGAACAGTTTCTAATTCTGGGAATTTGGAGATTTTAACCGCAGATAACCACAAATTACTCCAGGTTAGTCTCGAAGATATGAGCGATCGCTATTCTTTAGCCATCTCTAAACGTCTCGCTATCTACACCAATACCTAA
- the purF gene encoding amidophosphoribosyltransferase, producing the protein MIPINSVTSDEHRPDKPEEACGVFGIYAPEQDVAKLTYFGLYALQHRGQESAGIATFEGQVVHQHKDMGLVSQVFSETILDELPGNLAVGHTRYSTTGSSRKVNAQPAVVETRLGLLALAHNGNLVNTVALREELLKSDFNLVTTTDSEMIAYAIAQEVNTGADWLEGSIRAFNRCEGAFSLVIGTPTGVMGVRDPHGIRPLVIGTLDSDPVRYVLASETCGLDIIGAEYLRDVEPGELVWITEAGLASFHWSQQPERKLCIFEMIYFARPDSIMHNETLYSYRMRLGRRIAKESPVNADIVFGVPDSGIPAAIGFSQASGIPYGEGLIKNRYVGRTFIQPTQAMRELGLRMKLNPLKDVLAGKRVIIVDDSIVRGTTSRKLVKTLREAGAVEVHMRISSPPVTHPCFYGIDTDTQDQLIAATKSVAEIAKQLEVDSLAYLSWDGMLEETKEDTNNFCSACFTGDYPVAIPEQVKRSKLMLEKIGV; encoded by the coding sequence ATGATTCCCATTAATTCCGTTACCTCGGATGAACACCGTCCTGACAAGCCAGAAGAAGCTTGCGGTGTTTTTGGCATCTACGCCCCAGAACAAGACGTTGCTAAATTGACCTACTTTGGATTGTATGCTCTCCAACATCGGGGTCAAGAATCTGCTGGTATTGCTACCTTTGAGGGTCAAGTAGTACACCAACACAAAGATATGGGTTTGGTATCTCAAGTTTTCAGTGAAACCATTTTAGATGAGTTACCCGGTAATTTAGCTGTTGGTCACACACGTTATTCAACCACCGGTTCCAGCCGCAAAGTTAACGCCCAACCCGCTGTGGTGGAAACTCGCTTAGGTTTATTAGCATTAGCACATAATGGTAATTTAGTCAATACTGTAGCACTGCGAGAAGAATTACTTAAGAGTGATTTTAACTTAGTCACAACCACAGACTCAGAAATGATTGCTTATGCGATCGCACAAGAAGTCAACACCGGTGCAGATTGGTTAGAAGGTTCTATCCGCGCCTTTAATCGTTGTGAAGGTGCATTTAGCCTAGTTATTGGTACACCTACAGGTGTGATGGGTGTGCGTGATCCTCATGGCATTCGTCCCTTAGTCATAGGCACTTTAGATAGTGATCCTGTGCGTTACGTTCTGGCTTCCGAAACTTGCGGTTTGGATATTATTGGTGCAGAATACCTGCGAGATGTCGAACCAGGGGAGTTAGTTTGGATCACCGAAGCCGGTTTAGCTTCCTTCCATTGGAGTCAACAGCCAGAACGCAAACTGTGTATTTTTGAAATGATCTATTTTGCCCGTCCTGATAGCATCATGCACAACGAAACTTTATATAGTTATCGGATGCGCTTAGGACGAAGAATAGCCAAAGAATCTCCCGTAAATGCCGATATAGTTTTTGGAGTTCCTGATTCTGGTATACCTGCGGCAATTGGCTTTTCCCAAGCTTCTGGTATTCCCTACGGTGAAGGACTGATTAAAAATCGCTACGTTGGACGCACCTTTATTCAGCCGACACAAGCCATGCGTGAGTTAGGTTTGCGGATGAAACTCAACCCGCTCAAAGATGTGTTAGCTGGTAAAAGAGTGATCATTGTCGATGATTCGATTGTGCGGGGTACTACCAGCCGTAAACTCGTCAAAACCCTGCGTGAAGCCGGTGCGGTGGAAGTACACATGAGAATTTCTTCACCTCCTGTCACTCATCCTTGCTTTTATGGGATTGATACCGATACTCAGGATCAATTAATTGCTGCGACTAAATCAGTTGCAGAAATTGCTAAACAATTAGAAGTTGATAGTCTTGCTTATCTGAGTTGGGACGGAATGTTGGAAGAAACCAAAGAAGATACTAATAATTTCTGTTCTGCTTGTTTTACTGGTGATTATCCGGTTGCTATTCCTGAACAGGTGAAACGTTCTAAATTGATGTTGGAAAAAATCGGCGTTTAG
- a CDS encoding glutaredoxin family protein, translating to MRLILYSKPGCHLCEGLQEKLEQIQNPSFELEIRDITTREDWFGKYQYEVPVLYLSNHRGTEDTEVEEPLPRPSPRASVTQLEQMLCKYISNLEKNNAE from the coding sequence ATGCGATTAATTTTATACAGCAAACCCGGTTGTCATTTGTGTGAAGGCTTGCAAGAAAAGCTTGAACAAATCCAAAATCCTAGTTTTGAGTTAGAAATTCGGGATATTACAACTCGTGAAGATTGGTTTGGTAAATATCAGTATGAGGTGCCGGTGCTTTATTTATCGAACCACAGAGGCACAGAGGACACAGAGGTTGAAGAACCTCTACCCCGTCCTTCTCCTCGTGCTAGTGTCACGCAATTGGAACAAATGCTTTGTAAATATATATCCAATTTAGAAAAAAATAATGCAGAATAG
- a CDS encoding UDP-N-acetylmuramoyl-L-alanyl-D-glutamate--2,6-diaminopimelate ligase, whose translation MNLRELLATVEGLENPSLADVEVKGIKTNSHACGVGDLFIGMPGTRVDGGEFWSSALASGAVAAIVSPEAIQKNPPTPESMVIPAGNMTKACAQIAAAFYGYPGQKLKLVGVTGTNGKTTTTHLIEYFITKASLPTALLGTLYTRWPGFEQTAVHTTPFAVELQQQLAAAVNVGCEFGVMEVSSHALAQGRVLGCSFEVGVFSNLTQDHLDYHTDMEDYFAAKALLFSPDYLQGRAIINADDEYGKRLIAGLKRERVWSYSVNDNNADFWMSDLSYQPNGVNGILHTPKGDVAFSSPLVGQYNLENLLAAVGAVLHLGLDLQLVANAIPDFPGVPGRMERVQISNDQDVSVIVDYAHTPDSLENLLKAARPFIPGKMICVFGCGGDRDRTKRPKMGKIAAQLADVAVVTSDNPRTEDPEKILQDVLAGIPDSVQPMVICDRSTAIHTAILQAKPGDGVLLAGKGHEDYQILGTEKIHFDDREQARDALQARITAVFG comes from the coding sequence ATGAACTTAAGGGAATTACTAGCGACAGTAGAAGGTCTGGAAAATCCTAGTTTAGCCGATGTGGAAGTTAAGGGCATTAAAACTAACTCTCATGCTTGCGGTGTGGGAGATTTGTTTATTGGGATGCCAGGAACTAGAGTAGATGGTGGGGAGTTTTGGTCGAGTGCTTTGGCTTCTGGTGCGGTTGCGGCTATTGTTTCTCCCGAAGCTATCCAGAAAAATCCGCCGACACCGGAATCTATGGTGATTCCTGCCGGTAATATGACGAAAGCTTGCGCTCAAATTGCAGCCGCTTTTTACGGTTATCCTGGACAAAAGTTGAAGTTGGTGGGTGTAACTGGTACAAATGGCAAAACTACCACTACTCACTTGATTGAATATTTTATTACGAAAGCTAGTTTACCTACTGCTTTGCTGGGAACTCTCTACACTCGTTGGCCGGGTTTTGAACAAACTGCTGTTCACACTACTCCTTTTGCGGTGGAATTACAACAACAGTTAGCAGCAGCGGTAAATGTTGGTTGTGAGTTTGGGGTAATGGAAGTCAGTTCCCACGCTTTAGCACAAGGTAGGGTTTTGGGTTGTTCGTTTGAGGTGGGGGTATTTAGCAATCTTACCCAAGACCATCTTGACTATCACACAGATATGGAGGATTATTTTGCAGCGAAGGCGTTGTTATTTAGTCCTGATTATCTCCAAGGACGGGCAATTATTAACGCTGATGATGAATATGGTAAGCGTTTAATTGCAGGATTGAAACGAGAACGAGTTTGGAGTTACAGTGTTAACGACAATAACGCTGATTTTTGGATGAGTGATTTAAGTTATCAGCCAAATGGTGTCAATGGGATTCTGCATACACCAAAGGGTGATGTGGCTTTTTCTTCGCCTTTGGTTGGTCAGTATAATTTAGAAAATCTTTTGGCTGCTGTTGGTGCGGTTTTACATTTGGGGTTAGATTTGCAATTGGTAGCCAATGCGATTCCTGATTTTCCTGGTGTTCCTGGACGTATGGAACGGGTACAAATTAGTAATGACCAAGATGTGAGCGTAATTGTGGATTATGCTCACACTCCTGATAGTTTGGAGAATTTGTTGAAAGCGGCTCGTCCGTTTATTCCTGGTAAAATGATATGTGTGTTTGGTTGTGGGGGGGATCGCGATCGCACTAAACGTCCTAAAATGGGAAAAATAGCTGCCCAATTAGCTGATGTGGCTGTGGTGACTTCAGATAATCCCCGCACTGAAGACCCAGAAAAAATTCTCCAAGATGTGCTGGCTGGTATTCCTGATTCTGTTCAACCGATGGTAATATGCGATCGCTCTACAGCAATTCATACCGCCATTTTACAAGCAAAACCCGGTGATGGGGTGTTGTTGGCTGGTAAAGGTCACGAAGATTATCAAATTCTCGGTACTGAAAAAATCCATTTTGACGACAGAGAACAAGCAAGAGACGCTTTACAGGCAAGAATTACAGCAGTTTTCGGTTAA
- a CDS encoding photosystem I assembly protein Ycf3, with protein MPRTQKNDNFVDKSFTVMADLILKLLPANRKAKEAFVYYRDGMSAQAEGEYAEALDYYEEALTLEEDSNDQSYILYNMGLIYASNGDHKKALEYYHQSIELNPRLPQALNNIAVIYHFQGEKAKEEGDNDAGEALFDQAADYWIRAIRMAPNNYIEAQNWLKTTGRSQIDVFF; from the coding sequence ATGCCAAGAACACAGAAAAACGATAACTTTGTTGACAAATCCTTTACCGTCATGGCAGATTTGATCCTCAAACTGCTACCAGCTAACAGAAAAGCTAAAGAAGCATTTGTCTATTACCGAGATGGGATGTCAGCCCAGGCAGAAGGTGAATATGCTGAAGCACTGGATTACTATGAAGAAGCTCTCACACTAGAGGAAGACTCCAATGATCAGAGTTATATTCTCTACAATATGGGGCTGATTTACGCTAGTAATGGCGACCACAAAAAAGCTTTGGAATATTATCACCAGTCTATTGAGTTAAATCCTCGTCTACCCCAGGCTTTGAATAACATCGCCGTGATTTATCATTTTCAAGGCGAAAAGGCTAAAGAAGAGGGAGATAACGACGCTGGAGAAGCACTTTTTGACCAAGCCGCAGATTATTGGATTAGAGCAATTCGTATGGCTCCCAATAATTACATTGAAGCTCAAAACTGGTTAAAAACCACTGGGCGATCGCAAATTGACGTATTCTTTTAA
- the gatC gene encoding Asp-tRNA(Asn)/Glu-tRNA(Gln) amidotransferase subunit GatC, with protein MIDREQVRKVANLARLELTPDEEEKFTTQLGSILEYIEQLSELDVTDVLPTTRAIDVSNVTREDNLQPYADRDAILSSAPQQEGDFFRVPKILNAD; from the coding sequence ATGATTGATCGTGAACAAGTTCGCAAAGTCGCTAATCTCGCTCGGTTAGAATTGACACCAGACGAAGAAGAAAAATTCACCACCCAATTGGGTAGTATTCTGGAGTATATCGAACAACTGAGTGAACTTGATGTCACAGATGTACTACCAACAACCAGAGCCATTGATGTCAGCAATGTGACACGTGAAGATAATTTGCAGCCTTATGCCGACAGAGACGCTATTCTCAGCAGCGCACCTCAACAAGAAGGCGACTTTTTTAGAGTACCAAAAATTCTTAATGCTGACTAA